The Hymenobacter sp. 5317J-9 genome has a window encoding:
- a CDS encoding tetratricopeptide repeat protein, producing MALSNRNRLLLGAMLVVVACGGLWANTRPGSLAARVWHLAGGNEAYAAAQYGDAEVHWRQAVQGQALLLAPRYNLGNALYQQGRYAEAIGQYQTALHAPAPEVQALAWANLGKSYYQVGDLSHSLAAFRRALLLRPTDDQARQDFLFVQAALQRQQKSRQPAKKGQPAQDQQQPESRKGDDDKNEDAGQQQGAAEQTLSAKKMEELLGQLNDNENHVRNKMSGPGQQGRKTASDEKDY from the coding sequence ATGGCACTATCTAACAGAAATAGGCTGCTGCTGGGTGCCATGCTGGTCGTTGTGGCCTGCGGGGGGCTGTGGGCAAATACCCGGCCGGGCAGCCTGGCCGCCCGCGTATGGCATTTAGCCGGAGGCAATGAGGCCTACGCCGCGGCTCAGTATGGCGACGCCGAAGTTCACTGGCGGCAAGCCGTGCAAGGGCAGGCGCTGCTACTGGCGCCGCGCTACAATCTGGGCAACGCGCTCTACCAGCAGGGGCGCTACGCCGAAGCAATCGGGCAGTACCAGACCGCGCTGCACGCCCCTGCACCTGAGGTCCAGGCGCTAGCCTGGGCCAACCTGGGCAAAAGCTATTACCAGGTGGGGGATTTGTCGCACAGCCTGGCAGCGTTTCGCCGCGCGCTGCTGCTGCGCCCGACCGACGACCAGGCTCGGCAGGACTTTCTTTTTGTGCAGGCAGCCCTGCAACGGCAGCAAAAAAGCCGGCAGCCGGCGAAAAAAGGCCAGCCGGCGCAGGACCAACAGCAGCCCGAAAGCCGCAAAGGCGATGACGACAAGAACGAAGACGCCGGCCAGCAGCAGGGCGCGGCCGAGCAAACGCTTTCGGCCAAAAAGATGGAGGAACTGCTGGGCCAGCTCAACGACAACGAGAACCACGTCAGAAACAAGATGAGCGGCCCCGGCCAGCAAGGACGAAAAACGGCTTCGGATGAAAAAGACTACTAA
- a CDS encoding SH3 domain-containing protein produces the protein MTKYLLRWFLLLGSLAGCAALPDDAATAFEKGNERLAKADYAGAIRQYQQLEQRGVRRSELFCNLGDAYYKSGQLGWAVYYYEQGAQLAPANAQLAASRRVALRKAGLPAGPGASFAPGSATAVLAADACAKAAVTSLLLSGALLLLAGFGRRSAHTPRLMQGARASLWAAGGLFLLTLAGRLDVARHGIVVGAKDGGRNGPSSAARLVFALRPGEKVTIENHYQGWLKIRRASGETAWAPAPAVAVLRPQ, from the coding sequence ATGACGAAATACCTACTACGCTGGTTCCTGTTGCTCGGTAGCCTCGCAGGCTGCGCCGCGCTGCCCGATGATGCCGCCACGGCCTTTGAGAAAGGCAACGAGCGGCTGGCAAAGGCAGATTATGCGGGTGCCATTCGCCAGTATCAGCAGTTGGAGCAGCGGGGCGTGCGCCGCTCCGAGCTGTTTTGCAACTTGGGCGATGCCTACTACAAATCGGGGCAGCTTGGCTGGGCCGTGTACTACTACGAGCAGGGGGCACAGCTCGCTCCGGCCAATGCCCAACTAGCAGCCAGCCGGCGCGTTGCCCTGCGCAAAGCCGGGTTGCCGGCTGGCCCAGGCGCGTCGTTTGCGCCAGGCTCAGCTACGGCTGTGCTGGCGGCCGATGCCTGCGCCAAAGCAGCTGTAACTAGCTTGTTGCTCAGCGGGGCCCTGTTGCTGCTGGCGGGATTTGGCCGGCGCAGTGCGCACACGCCCAGGCTGATGCAGGGGGCGCGGGCTTCGCTCTGGGCGGCGGGCGGGCTGTTTCTACTGACCTTGGCAGGACGGCTGGATGTTGCGCGCCACGGCATTGTGGTAGGGGCCAAGGACGGCGGCCGCAACGGGCCCAGCAGCGCGGCCCGGTTGGTTTTTGCCCTGCGGCCCGGTGAGAAAGTGACCATTGAAAACCACTACCAGGGGTGGCTGAAAATCAGGCGCGCGAGTGGCGAAACCGCCTGGGCGCCGGCCCCGGCAGTGGCCGTACTGCGGCCCCAATAG
- a CDS encoding VWA domain-containing protein — protein MKQAAFHDPGWLLLFLVFPVLLWLHVRYWRRRQPLLTLASLPGQLQATRQLITPPDVLFALRLLSLAGIVLALANVQTATVSKQKVAAQGIDLVLAMDISASMQIEDIKPNRLEGLKTVISRFVAGRTDDRLGLVVYAGESLNWCPLTKDYGFLLRQLNQLDQPTLADGTAIGLGLASAVNALRTSQAKSKVIILLTDGENNTGFIEPVTAAQLARKHRIKVYTIGIGTTGTAPLPLYDLNGRKTYHYVPVKIDEPALRSIAQQTGGKFFRAKDAATLRRIYAEIDGMEQSPTGYRTQVQHTAQYRWFLGAALFFFVLGEGLLLTVLRSLG, from the coding sequence ATGAAACAAGCCGCTTTTCACGACCCGGGCTGGCTGCTGCTGTTTCTGGTATTTCCGGTGCTGCTGTGGCTGCACGTGCGCTATTGGCGGCGGCGCCAGCCGCTGCTTACGCTGGCCAGCCTGCCAGGCCAACTGCAGGCCACCCGGCAACTCATTACGCCGCCGGATGTGCTGTTTGCCCTGCGCCTGCTGAGTCTGGCCGGCATTGTTCTGGCCCTGGCCAACGTCCAAACGGCCACGGTCAGCAAGCAGAAGGTGGCAGCGCAGGGCATCGACCTGGTGCTGGCCATGGACATTTCGGCCAGCATGCAGATTGAGGACATAAAGCCCAACCGTCTGGAAGGGCTGAAAACCGTGATTTCGCGGTTTGTGGCCGGCCGCACCGATGACCGGCTGGGCCTGGTGGTGTACGCCGGCGAGAGCCTCAACTGGTGCCCGCTCACCAAAGACTACGGCTTTCTGCTGCGGCAGCTCAACCAGCTCGACCAGCCCACGCTGGCCGATGGCACCGCCATCGGGCTGGGCCTGGCGTCGGCCGTGAACGCGCTGCGGACCAGCCAAGCCAAAAGCAAGGTCATCATCCTGCTCACCGATGGCGAGAACAACACCGGGTTCATTGAGCCCGTCACGGCCGCGCAGCTGGCCCGCAAGCACCGCATCAAAGTGTACACCATCGGCATTGGCACCACGGGCACGGCGCCGCTGCCCCTCTACGACCTCAACGGCCGGAAAACCTACCACTACGTGCCCGTAAAAATCGACGAGCCTGCCCTGCGGAGCATCGCTCAGCAAACCGGCGGCAAGTTTTTTCGGGCCAAGGACGCCGCTACCCTGCGCCGGATTTACGCCGAAATCGACGGCATGGAGCAGTCGCCCACCGGCTACCGCACGCAGGTGCAGCACACGGCGCAGTACCGGTGGTTTCTCGGGGCGGCCTTGTTTTTTTTCGTGCTGGGCGAAGGCCTGCTTCTTACCGTGTTGCGCAGCCTGGGCTAA
- a CDS encoding VWA domain-containing protein, whose amino-acid sequence MMSFEEPAYLCLAVALPVLAAGYWLRRRAALRTGEPLQGRSRTGVRLRQGLRLLALGTLVVALGKPLPQTPAQTPEPAQGPRRVVFLVDVSTSMLAADVLPDRLTQAKKVVAEAVRGLPGQEVGVVVFAGNAQVFLPLTTDYEVVSRACATITPGLVPRQGTSLVEALTLAALVLKPTPQHRQVACVLSDGENHTPRFEALADSLSKAGMDIFAIGVGTPEGAAMFVKNSAGGEPTVKRDRQGQPILSRFQEASLQRIAQGRPERYLRLDNWRSTTARLLQALHNLNPGTNQLQSAGPAEYFQWFLLAAFILLLVEFLVPLFHRIPS is encoded by the coding sequence ATGATGAGCTTCGAAGAACCCGCTTATTTGTGCCTGGCCGTGGCATTGCCCGTGCTGGCAGCCGGCTACTGGCTGCGCCGGCGCGCTGCCCTGCGCACCGGCGAGCCGCTGCAGGGCCGCAGTCGCACCGGTGTGCGGCTGCGCCAAGGGCTGCGACTGCTGGCCTTGGGGACGCTGGTAGTAGCCCTCGGCAAACCACTGCCGCAGACGCCAGCCCAGACCCCGGAACCGGCCCAGGGCCCGCGCCGGGTGGTGTTTCTGGTGGATGTGTCGACCAGCATGCTGGCGGCCGATGTGCTGCCGGACCGCCTCACCCAAGCCAAAAAAGTGGTGGCCGAGGCCGTGCGCGGGCTGCCGGGACAGGAGGTGGGCGTGGTAGTTTTTGCCGGCAACGCCCAGGTGTTTCTGCCCCTTACGACCGACTATGAAGTGGTGAGCCGGGCCTGCGCCACCATCACGCCGGGCCTAGTGCCGCGCCAGGGTACCTCGTTGGTCGAGGCGCTGACATTGGCCGCGCTGGTGCTCAAGCCCACGCCGCAGCATCGGCAGGTGGCCTGCGTGCTCTCAGACGGTGAAAACCACACCCCGCGCTTCGAGGCACTGGCCGACTCGCTGAGCAAAGCTGGGATGGACATCTTTGCCATCGGCGTCGGCACGCCCGAGGGGGCGGCCATGTTCGTGAAAAACTCTGCGGGCGGCGAACCCACCGTGAAGCGCGACCGGCAGGGGCAGCCCATCCTTTCGCGGTTTCAGGAGGCCAGCCTGCAGCGCATTGCGCAGGGCCGCCCCGAGCGCTACCTGCGGCTCGACAACTGGCGAAGCACCACCGCCCGCCTGCTGCAGGCACTCCACAACCTGAACCCGGGCACTAACCAGCTCCAGAGCGCGGGGCCCGCGGAGTACTTCCAATGGTTTCTGCTGGCGGCGTTTATACTGCTGCTGGTGGAGTTTCTGGTGCCGCTTTTCCACCGAATTCCCTCGTAG
- a CDS encoding DUF58 domain-containing protein, with the protein MELQELIQTVQKFELLCQRLTQQKLAGLFNSSFKGRGWSIDHIRKYEVGDNIKDIEWNVTARFRETFVKTFTQEKERLVWLLVDVSRSMLPAAPGQGRGKYEVALEISAALAFSAIESQDQVGVVFFSDKVEHVVPAARGKVHFWRIAKELVAARPASRATSVAAALQFLINSHAKSSVVFLVSDFVSEDYATASQVLAQQHELVAIRVAEEREAQVPKLGWVQLRDAETGRTRWQNTSAAGFHQRLEQHHEQVAGRFEEAYGPTAVRSLTVGTAGKHLEELIGFLQHAK; encoded by the coding sequence ATGGAACTCCAGGAACTCATTCAGACGGTGCAGAAATTCGAGCTGCTCTGCCAGCGGCTGACGCAGCAGAAGCTGGCGGGGCTATTCAACAGCTCGTTTAAGGGGCGCGGCTGGAGCATCGACCACATTCGCAAGTACGAGGTGGGCGACAACATCAAGGACATTGAGTGGAACGTGACGGCGCGTTTCCGCGAAACATTCGTGAAAACCTTTACCCAGGAAAAAGAGCGGCTGGTCTGGCTGCTGGTGGACGTGAGCCGCTCCATGCTGCCCGCCGCGCCGGGCCAGGGCCGGGGCAAATACGAAGTGGCGCTGGAAATAAGCGCCGCGCTGGCCTTCAGCGCCATCGAAAGCCAGGACCAGGTGGGCGTGGTGTTCTTTAGCGACAAGGTGGAGCACGTGGTGCCCGCGGCCCGGGGCAAGGTGCATTTCTGGCGCATTGCCAAAGAGCTGGTGGCGGCGCGGCCCGCAAGCCGGGCCACCAGCGTGGCGGCGGCGCTGCAGTTTCTCATCAACAGCCACGCCAAAAGCAGCGTGGTTTTTCTGGTGTCAGATTTCGTGTCCGAGGACTACGCCACGGCTTCGCAGGTGCTGGCGCAGCAGCACGAACTAGTGGCCATTCGGGTGGCCGAGGAGCGCGAGGCACAGGTGCCGAAGCTGGGCTGGGTGCAGCTGCGCGATGCCGAAACCGGCCGCACGCGCTGGCAGAATACCTCCGCGGCTGGCTTCCACCAGCGCCTGGAGCAGCACCACGAGCAGGTGGCGGGCCGGTTTGAGGAAGCGTACGGTCCCACGGCGGTCAGGAGCCTGACCGTGGGCACTGCAGGCAAGCATTTAGAGGAGTTAATCGGGTTTTTGCAGCACGCTAAATGA
- a CDS encoding cytochrome c-type biogenesis protein CcmH, whose translation MRLFRRAFWGTLLLADWAAVAATPVRPVQAEVDVRACKIGRPVTLTLRVSRQAGEQLLWDLADKAVASKGALLLKARTRVIDDALVQHQVMFTATQGGRWQSGPFPVVAKGRAGVDTLYAPAVAVQFQPEPLRPGLHALRPVMPVWKGVAGRYMWTLLATGLVLVGAGAGAWQLLRKRQPLPLAAQPLDSLEQARQAALLRIEALESHAARRAEAGMPEELLSIVREYLKQRAEIKRGGLTTESAAEVCAEASGGQDLLTVGLADLNRARFAPGRLDAASQARLLAVARELVLGESEVELTQTESAAQ comes from the coding sequence ATGAGGCTATTTCGACGTGCTTTCTGGGGAACCTTGCTGCTGGCCGACTGGGCCGCGGTGGCGGCCACGCCCGTACGCCCGGTGCAGGCAGAGGTAGATGTGCGGGCCTGCAAAATCGGGCGCCCGGTCACGCTCACCCTGCGCGTTTCCAGGCAGGCGGGTGAGCAGTTGCTCTGGGATTTGGCCGATAAAGCGGTTGCAAGCAAAGGTGCCTTGCTGCTGAAGGCCCGAACGCGTGTCATCGACGATGCGCTGGTGCAGCATCAGGTTATGTTCACGGCCACGCAGGGCGGGCGCTGGCAATCGGGGCCTTTTCCGGTGGTGGCGAAGGGCCGTGCCGGGGTCGATACTTTGTATGCGCCAGCCGTTGCGGTGCAGTTTCAACCGGAGCCTTTGCGGCCGGGGCTGCATGCCCTGCGGCCTGTAATGCCGGTATGGAAAGGTGTGGCAGGGCGCTACATGTGGACGTTGCTGGCCACTGGCCTCGTGCTGGTGGGGGCTGGTGCGGGCGCGTGGCAGCTGTTGCGCAAGCGGCAACCGCTGCCATTAGCGGCCCAGCCGTTGGATTCTCTGGAACAAGCCCGCCAGGCGGCGCTGCTGAGGATTGAGGCTTTGGAAAGCCATGCAGCGCGGCGCGCTGAAGCGGGTATGCCCGAGGAACTGCTCAGCATTGTGCGCGAGTATCTGAAGCAAAGGGCCGAAATAAAAAGGGGAGGGCTGACGACGGAGTCCGCGGCGGAAGTATGCGCAGAAGCATCTGGCGGGCAGGATTTGTTAACCGTCGGCCTGGCTGACCTGAACCGGGCCCGGTTTGCGCCCGGGCGCCTCGACGCCGCCAGCCAGGCCCGGCTGCTGGCCGTGGCCAGAGAATTGGTGTTGGGTGAAAGCGAAGTGGAACTCACGCAAACTGAAAGCGCTGCCCAATGA